In one Epinephelus moara isolate mb chromosome 6, YSFRI_EMoa_1.0, whole genome shotgun sequence genomic region, the following are encoded:
- the LOC126391324 gene encoding cathepsin S-like, whose protein sequence is MSPTDRGMMLGSLLLISLCVGAAAMFDSRLDVHWELWKKTHEKTYQNEVEDVHRRELWEKNLLLITMHNLEASMGLHTYELGMNHMGDLTPEEIRQFYATLSPPTDIQRAPSAFTGASGADVPDTVDWREKGYVTSVKKQGSCGSCWAFSAAGALEGQLAKTTGKLVDLSPQNLVDCSGKYGNHGCNGGYMHKAFQYVIDNQGIDSDSSYPYTGIQSQQCRYNPTYRAANCSQYSFLPDQTEGTLKEGVATIGPISVAIDATRPRFAFFRSGVYDDPSCTQNVNHGVLVVGYGTLDGADYWLVKNSWGVNFGDQGYIRMARNKNNQCGIALYGCYPIM, encoded by the exons aTGAGTCCGACCGACAGAG gcaTGATGCTGGGCAGCCTGCTGCTCATCTCCCTGTGTGTCGGGGCGGCAGCCATGTTTGACAGCCGGCTGGACGTCCACTGGGAGCTGTGGAAGAAGACGCACGAGAAGACGTACCAAAATGAG GTGGAGGATGTGCACCGCAGGGAATTGTGGGAGAAGAACCTCCTGCTCATTACCATGCACAACCTGGAGGCCTCGATGGGGCTTCACACCTACGAACTGGGCATGAATCACATGGGAGACTTG ACTCCAGAGGAGATCAGGCAGTTTTATGCCACGCTCAGTCCTCCCACTGACATCCAGAGGGCACCATCTGCCTTCACAGGGGCGTCAGGCGCTGATGTTCCAGACACGGTGGACTGGAGAGAGAAGGGCTACGTCACCAGCGTCAAGAAGcag GGCTCGTGTGGCTCCTGCTGGGCCTTCAGTGCTGCCGGGGCCCTGGAGGGCCAGTTAGCCAAGACAACAGGGAAGCTGGTGGACCTGAGCCCCCAGAACCTGGTGGACTGTTCAGGCAAATACGGAAACCACGGCTGCAACGGTGGCTACATGCACAAAGCCTTCCAGTACGTCATCGACAACCAGGGCATCGACTCCGACTCTTCATACCCGTACACAGGCATACAG TCACAGCAGTGCCGCTACAACCCCACGTACCGCGCCGCCAACTGCTCCCAGTACAGCTTCCTGCCTGACCAGACTGAGGGGACTCTGAAGGAGGGGGTCGCCACCATCGGACCCATTTCAGTGGCGATTGACGCCACACGGCCCAGATTTGCTTTCTTCAGAAGTG GAGTGTACGATGACCCGAGCTGCACACAGAATGTGAACCATGGGGTGTTAGTTGTTGGCTACGGCACGCTGGACGGAGCCGACTACTGGCTGGTGAAGAACAG